The sequence AATATCTTCAGGTAAAACTACATATTCTTTAATATTTATCACCTCAATTAAATTTTTTATTAATATTTTTTATCAAAATCAACTTTTGATAATGGCTCACCATATTTAATAAAATTTCTTATATTATCAATTGTATAATCTATTCCAGCCGTAGTTGCATGATAAGAATATCCTCCTACGTGAGGAGATAAAATAACGTTATCAAATTCCCAAATAGGATAATTTGAAGGCATTATATTTTTATTTTCAGGTGTTGGATAATTAAACCACACATCTAAAGCAACACCCTTTAAAATATTATTTTTTAAAGATAAATATAAACCTTCCTCATTAATTAATTTACCTCTTCCCACGTTTATTAAATATTTATTTTTTAAATTCATTAATCTTTCTTTATTAATAATTTCATAAGTTTTATCTGTTAATGGTAATGTTAAAAATATTATTTCACTATCTTTTAAAATTTCATCTATATCATAATAAACTCTATCAACATTTTCTGGTAAATAATCAATTTTATTATTTTTTAAAACATAAATTTTTGTATCAAAA comes from Marinitoga sp. 38H-ov and encodes:
- a CDS encoding 2-hydroxyacid dehydrogenase; amino-acid sequence: MKFLFLHKFNSYWEEKISELKKDFPDIEILFAKEKNNFEKVEGIIGGFITEEELKYAKNLRVIFVPFAGVEQLPLNELKKRNIVVSNAHGNGKFVAERAVSMALALLGKIVYFHNDLKNGIWHGFTVGESIHDSWISIQGKKIGILGFGAIGQNIAKFLKPFDTKIYVLKNNKIDYLPENVDRVYYDIDEILKDSEIIFLTLPLTDKTYEIINKERLMNLKNKYLINVGRGKLINEEGLYLSLKNNILKGVALDVWFNYPTPENKNIMPSNYPIWEFDNVILSPHVGGYSYHATTAGIDYTIDNIRNFIKYGEPLSKVDFDKKY